A single Microbacterium protaetiae DNA region contains:
- the dnaB gene encoding replicative DNA helicase, translated as MPETWRRTDVVTIADISDERLGGPREPERTPPHDTLAEQSALGGMLLSKDAVADVIESLRGTDFYIPKHEVIFEAILTLYSHGEPTDVITVTDELIKTGDLQRAGGADYLHTLTSIVPTAANAGYYASIVSERALLRRLVEAGTRIAQMGYSGQGEALDLVNTAQAEIYGVTGAEASEDYVPLTVAVDAAVDEIEAARGRDGQMTGVPTGFRELDELTNGLHGGQMVVVAARPAMGKALALDTPLPTPSGWTTMGKVEVGDELYGSDGRPTRVVAATDVMLDRPCYEVEFSDGSTIIADAQHQWVTETRAARRSGRIDCSVVTTEQMLATLTVGSDGRANHSVRNARPLQAPEADLPVAPYALGAWLGDGHSDGARITSETDEIPSLVARGGLRVESRGGMLYSVRLLERAKLVRTCEVCGTSFVARHPNVRTCGRTCGPKNKGMHPERLACPDCGRPYSGEAQRCIDCYRDHGSFTALLRKAGVLGDKHVPAAYLRASEAQRRELLAGLLDTDGTVVRGVGSCQFAVTSRKLADSVYELIVSLGYRCGRSTKRVAGRSEASSTCYILNFSTSDDVFWMERKRALHEQERPANTLRTGTRYVKAIRPVESVPVRCVQVDKDDHLYLAGESMIPTHNSTLALDFARAASIKHNLPAIFFSLEMGRSEIAMRLLAAEGAIPLQNLRKGTLDSRDWTTVAATRGRINDAPLYIDDSPNMTLVEIRAKCRRLKQRVGLKMVVIDYLQLMSSGKRVESRQQEVSEFSRALKLLAKELQVPVVALSQLNRGSEQRQDKKPQVSDLRESGSIEQDADMVILLHRDSVYDKDTRPGEADLIVAKHRNGPTATLEIAFQGHFSRFTDMAPAGDFA; from the coding sequence GTGCCCGAAACGTGGAGGAGGACTGACGTCGTGACGATTGCGGACATCTCCGATGAGCGACTGGGCGGACCACGCGAGCCGGAGCGCACCCCCCCGCACGACACCCTCGCCGAGCAGAGCGCGCTGGGCGGCATGCTGCTGTCGAAAGACGCCGTGGCCGACGTCATCGAGAGCCTGCGCGGAACCGACTTCTACATCCCCAAGCACGAGGTCATCTTCGAGGCGATCCTCACGCTGTATTCGCACGGCGAGCCGACCGATGTCATCACCGTCACCGACGAGCTGATCAAGACCGGCGACCTGCAGCGCGCCGGCGGCGCCGATTATCTGCACACGCTGACCTCGATCGTGCCGACCGCGGCCAACGCGGGCTACTACGCGTCGATCGTCTCCGAGCGCGCGCTGCTGCGTCGCCTCGTCGAGGCGGGAACCAGAATCGCCCAGATGGGGTACTCGGGCCAGGGCGAGGCGCTCGATCTCGTCAACACGGCACAAGCCGAGATCTATGGGGTCACCGGGGCCGAGGCATCCGAAGACTATGTGCCCTTGACGGTGGCAGTGGATGCCGCGGTCGACGAGATCGAGGCGGCGCGTGGTCGCGACGGGCAGATGACGGGAGTGCCCACCGGCTTCCGTGAGCTCGACGAGCTGACCAACGGCCTGCACGGCGGCCAGATGGTCGTCGTGGCTGCCCGCCCCGCGATGGGCAAGGCGCTCGCTCTCGACACGCCGCTGCCCACGCCCAGCGGCTGGACGACCATGGGCAAGGTCGAGGTCGGCGACGAGCTGTACGGATCGGACGGACGGCCGACGCGGGTCGTCGCCGCGACCGACGTCATGCTCGACCGCCCGTGCTACGAGGTCGAGTTCTCGGACGGTTCGACGATCATCGCCGATGCCCAGCATCAGTGGGTCACCGAGACCCGTGCCGCGCGACGCAGCGGCCGGATCGACTGCTCAGTTGTCACAACCGAGCAGATGCTCGCGACGCTCACCGTCGGCTCCGACGGTCGCGCAAACCATTCGGTACGCAACGCGCGGCCGCTGCAGGCGCCTGAGGCTGACCTGCCGGTCGCGCCGTACGCCCTCGGCGCCTGGCTGGGTGACGGCCACAGCGACGGTGCCCGCATAACGAGTGAAACCGACGAGATCCCGTCGCTGGTCGCTCGTGGCGGTCTGCGGGTCGAGTCGCGCGGCGGGATGCTGTACTCGGTGCGGCTGCTCGAGCGCGCGAAGCTCGTGCGCACTTGTGAGGTGTGTGGTACATCCTTCGTGGCCCGCCACCCCAACGTGCGCACCTGCGGACGCACCTGCGGACCGAAGAACAAGGGGATGCATCCCGAGCGCCTGGCGTGCCCTGACTGTGGCAGGCCCTACTCGGGCGAGGCGCAACGATGCATCGACTGCTACCGCGATCACGGTTCGTTCACCGCCCTCCTGCGCAAGGCCGGTGTGCTCGGCGACAAGCACGTTCCCGCGGCGTATCTGCGGGCCTCCGAGGCACAGCGCCGTGAGTTGCTGGCGGGCCTGCTCGATACTGACGGGACGGTCGTGCGGGGAGTCGGGTCCTGCCAGTTCGCTGTGACGAGCAGGAAGCTGGCCGACTCGGTCTATGAGCTGATCGTGAGCCTCGGCTACCGGTGTGGACGTTCGACGAAGCGCGTCGCAGGTCGTTCCGAAGCATCGTCCACCTGTTACATCCTGAACTTCTCGACGTCTGATGACGTCTTCTGGATGGAGCGGAAGCGCGCGCTGCACGAGCAGGAGCGCCCGGCGAACACGTTGCGCACAGGCACCCGGTACGTCAAGGCGATCCGTCCGGTCGAAAGTGTTCCGGTGCGCTGCGTGCAGGTCGACAAGGACGATCACCTGTACCTCGCGGGTGAGTCGATGATCCCGACCCACAACTCGACGCTGGCTCTCGATTTCGCACGCGCCGCCTCGATCAAGCACAACCTGCCCGCGATCTTCTTCTCGCTCGAGATGGGTCGCAGCGAGATCGCCATGCGTCTGCTGGCGGCCGAGGGCGCCATCCCGCTGCAGAACCTGCGCAAGGGGACGCTCGATTCGCGCGACTGGACGACGGTGGCCGCCACCCGGGGGCGCATCAACGATGCTCCGCTGTACATCGACGACAGCCCCAACATGACGCTGGTCGAGATTCGGGCGAAGTGCCGGCGGCTCAAGCAGCGCGTGGGATTGAAGATGGTCGTCATCGACTATCTGCAGCTGATGTCGTCGGGCAAGCGCGTCGAGTCGCGTCAGCAAGAGGTCAGCGAGTTCTCGCGCGCGCTGAAGCTGCTTGCCAAGGAGTTGCAGGTGCCTGTGGTGGCGCTGTCGCAGTTGAACCGTGGGTCGGAGCAGCGGCAAGACAAGAAGCCGCAGGTGTCAGACCTGCGCGAGTCGGGCTCGATCGAGCAGGATGCCGACATGGTCATCCTGCTTCACCGCGACTCGGTCTACGACAAAGACACCCGCCCGGGCGAGGCCGATCTGATCGTGGCCAAGCACCGGAACGGCCCGACCGCGACCCTCGAAATCGCGTTCCAAGGCCACTTCTCGCGCTTCACCGACATGGCCCCGGCGGGGGACTTCGCGTAG
- a CDS encoding MinD/ParA family ATP-binding protein, producing the protein MPNLGPIAATIQADGSATLELDGRTETIATTRSEDARREIVHRAAQRAASLGSPVPVTVTEPDGSARLMVAADGAVTDAEEVDAATRTPASEPSAVAPSNDAGAAAASSETGTAAPTNEPIPPATVAEVFSQAGGGDPAVALAQGEPKNAQDAADEPAASPEPAPQATRPAAAERPSFLKQEQVEQPATTGWRGAFARMGVRVAPSARERAERADLHAVSQHWAGPRTIAVVNGKGGAGKTPTTINLAAVFARNGGAGVLAWDNNQTRGTLGWRTERGPHEATLLDLLPQTARLLGTGAQSADLARFVHHQTADKFDVLRSKPAVLASQQRITAADVSSIHAVAAKYYRLIVIDSGNDETDPLWLQMIDHTDQLVIATTTRDDHAEAGALLLEALAERDERSARLAQNAVAVVTQADPKATDADIRHVAHGFGALAREVVSIPFDPTLVDGIITFDALRADTQRAWLAAAAAIARGL; encoded by the coding sequence ATGCCGAACCTCGGTCCGATCGCCGCCACCATTCAAGCCGACGGCTCGGCGACCCTCGAGCTCGACGGGCGCACCGAGACCATCGCCACGACCCGCAGTGAAGACGCCCGGCGCGAGATCGTCCACCGGGCCGCGCAGCGCGCGGCAAGCCTGGGCTCGCCCGTTCCCGTCACTGTCACCGAGCCCGACGGCTCGGCTCGTCTCATGGTGGCCGCCGACGGCGCCGTCACCGACGCCGAAGAGGTGGATGCGGCCACGCGCACGCCCGCGAGCGAGCCCAGTGCGGTAGCACCCAGCAACGACGCGGGCGCGGCGGCCGCGTCGAGCGAGACGGGCACAGCGGCTCCCACGAACGAGCCGATACCGCCCGCCACCGTGGCCGAGGTCTTCTCACAGGCGGGCGGTGGCGACCCTGCGGTCGCTCTCGCGCAGGGTGAGCCGAAGAACGCACAGGATGCCGCTGACGAGCCTGCGGCATCCCCGGAACCCGCCCCTCAGGCGACGCGCCCCGCGGCGGCGGAGCGTCCGTCGTTCCTCAAGCAGGAGCAGGTCGAGCAGCCGGCGACCACCGGCTGGCGCGGCGCTTTCGCACGGATGGGCGTGCGTGTCGCCCCCAGCGCCCGCGAGCGGGCTGAGCGCGCAGACCTGCACGCCGTGTCGCAGCACTGGGCGGGCCCGCGCACCATCGCGGTGGTCAACGGCAAGGGCGGGGCCGGCAAGACTCCCACCACCATCAACCTGGCGGCCGTTTTCGCGCGCAACGGCGGGGCTGGCGTGCTGGCCTGGGACAACAACCAGACCCGCGGCACCCTCGGATGGCGCACCGAACGCGGGCCGCACGAAGCCACCCTGCTCGATCTGCTGCCGCAGACCGCGCGCCTGCTCGGCACCGGTGCCCAGTCGGCCGATCTGGCGCGGTTCGTGCACCACCAGACCGCCGACAAGTTCGATGTGCTCCGCTCGAAGCCCGCCGTGCTGGCCAGCCAGCAGCGCATCACGGCCGCCGATGTCTCGAGCATTCACGCGGTGGCGGCCAAGTACTACCGGCTCATCGTGATCGATTCGGGCAACGACGAGACCGACCCGCTGTGGCTGCAGATGATCGACCACACCGATCAGCTCGTGATCGCGACGACCACCCGCGACGACCACGCCGAGGCCGGGGCGCTGCTTCTTGAGGCACTCGCCGAACGCGACGAACGCTCGGCCCGCCTGGCGCAGAACGCCGTCGCCGTGGTCACCCAGGCCGATCCCAAGGCGACGGATGCCGACATCCGGCACGTCGCGCACGGCTTCGGCGCGCTCGCGCGCGAGGTCGTCAGCATCCCGTTCGACCCCACCCTCGTCGACGGGATCATCACCTTCGACGCACTGCGCGCCGACACGCAGCGGGCGTGGCTGGCAGCGGCGGCCGCGATCGCCCGTGGGCTCTGA
- the rplI gene encoding 50S ribosomal protein L9: MAKLILTNEVAGLGSAGDVVEVKNGYARNYLIPQGFAVTWSRGGEKQVASIRAARESRAIHDHEEAVALKNALESTKVRLAVKAGAEGRLFGSVKTVDIADAVKAAGVGELDKRRIHITSPIKAVGEHEATVRLREDLTAVITLQVVAAK; encoded by the coding sequence ATGGCAAAGTTGATTCTCACGAACGAGGTCGCAGGTCTCGGTAGCGCCGGTGACGTGGTCGAGGTCAAGAACGGGTACGCCCGCAACTACCTCATTCCCCAGGGCTTCGCGGTGACGTGGTCGCGGGGCGGCGAGAAGCAGGTGGCATCCATCCGTGCCGCCCGCGAGTCGCGCGCCATCCACGACCACGAAGAGGCCGTGGCGCTGAAGAACGCCCTCGAGTCGACCAAGGTGCGCCTGGCCGTCAAGGCCGGTGCCGAAGGTCGTCTGTTCGGCTCGGTGAAGACCGTCGACATCGCCGATGCGGTCAAGGCCGCCGGCGTCGGCGAGCTCGACAAGCGTCGCATCCACATCACCTCGCCGATCAAGGCGGTCGGTGAGCACGAGGCGACGGTTCGTCTGCGCGAAGACCTCACCGCAGTCATCACGCTGCAGGTGGTCGCCGCCAAGTAG
- the rpsR gene encoding 30S ribosomal protein S18, which translates to MAGKSSGDRRKPRKGAKNAAPAKHIRVGVIDYKDVATLRKFISERGKIRARRITGVSVQEQRLIARAIKNAREMALLPYAGAGR; encoded by the coding sequence ATGGCTGGAAAGTCGAGCGGCGACCGCCGCAAGCCGCGGAAGGGCGCGAAGAACGCTGCCCCCGCGAAGCACATCCGTGTCGGCGTCATTGACTACAAGGACGTCGCCACTCTTCGCAAGTTCATCTCGGAGCGCGGGAAGATCCGCGCCCGTCGTATCACCGGTGTCTCCGTGCAGGAGCAGCGCCTCATCGCCCGCGCGATCAAGAACGCGCGCGAGATGGCGCTCCTGCCCTACGCCGGCGCCGGCCGCTAA
- a CDS encoding single-stranded DNA-binding protein: MAGETIITVVGNLTADPELRYTQSGLPVANFTIASTPRTFDRQANEWKDGEALFLRASVWRDFAEHVAGSLTKGSRVIATGRLKQRSYQDREGNNRTSIELEVDEIGPSLRYATAQVTRAASSGGGGGGAPRQQQQVSEEPWSTPGSSSGGADAWSTPGSYGDDTPF, encoded by the coding sequence ATGGCCGGCGAGACGATCATCACCGTCGTGGGAAACCTCACGGCAGACCCCGAGCTGCGCTACACGCAGTCGGGCCTGCCCGTCGCGAACTTCACGATCGCGTCGACGCCGCGCACGTTCGATCGCCAGGCGAACGAGTGGAAGGACGGCGAAGCGCTGTTCCTTCGCGCGAGCGTCTGGCGTGACTTCGCCGAGCATGTCGCCGGTTCCCTCACCAAGGGCTCGCGCGTCATCGCCACGGGGCGTCTGAAGCAGCGGTCGTACCAGGACCGCGAGGGCAACAACCGCACCTCTATCGAGCTGGAGGTCGACGAGATCGGCCCCTCGCTGCGCTATGCGACCGCTCAGGTCACCCGCGCGGCATCCTCGGGCGGCGGTGGCGGCGGAGCCCCGCGTCAGCAGCAGCAGGTCTCGGAGGAGCCGTGGTCCACGCCCGGTTCGTCCAGCGGCGGTGCTGATGCGTGGAGCACTCCCGGTTCGTATGGGGATGACACCCCCTTCTGA
- the rpsF gene encoding 30S ribosomal protein S6, translated as MTHQYELMVILNPEIDERQVSTHLDKFLKVITDAKGTIENIDIWGRRRLAYEIQKKTEGIYAVVNFTATSEATQELDRQLKLNEFIMRTKVLRAEEAIALVAAEKVRSDAKAARKAATAGAKA; from the coding sequence GTGACGCACCAGTACGAACTCATGGTCATTCTGAACCCTGAGATCGATGAGCGCCAGGTCTCGACGCACCTGGATAAGTTCCTCAAGGTCATCACCGATGCCAAGGGAACCATCGAGAACATCGACATCTGGGGTCGGCGCCGCCTGGCGTACGAGATCCAGAAGAAGACCGAGGGCATCTACGCCGTCGTCAACTTCACCGCGACCAGCGAGGCGACGCAGGAGCTCGACCGTCAGCTCAAGCTGAACGAGTTCATCATGCGCACCAAGGTTCTGCGCGCCGAAGAGGCGATCGCCCTGGTTGCCGCCGAGAAGGTGCGCAGCGACGCCAAGGCTGCCCGCAAGGCGGCCACCGCCGGAGCGAAGGCGTAA
- a CDS encoding TMEM175 family protein: MTDEPLEQQRVYSAERAKAFIDAVVAIAMTLLILPLMESVGEADPDLGAAVWFDEHQWQLISFVISFAVIAMFWVNQHHLFAKVEFISNRLLWVCVAWLLSIVWMPVATALTGAMSDDDVLVKVVYIGTMILTSLLALAQRIVLHRHPELHSVDDAALRRGMAVDLAMAALFAVALALAIAVPVIGYFALFLLMLTGPVRRVFARLLGARRAR; this comes from the coding sequence GTGACCGATGAGCCTCTCGAACAGCAGCGTGTGTACAGTGCCGAGCGCGCAAAGGCCTTCATCGACGCGGTCGTGGCGATTGCCATGACCCTGCTGATCCTGCCGCTGATGGAGAGCGTGGGCGAGGCAGACCCCGACCTGGGAGCGGCCGTCTGGTTCGACGAGCATCAGTGGCAGCTCATCAGCTTCGTGATCAGTTTCGCGGTGATAGCGATGTTCTGGGTCAATCAGCATCACCTTTTCGCGAAGGTCGAGTTCATCTCGAACCGGCTGCTGTGGGTGTGCGTCGCCTGGCTGCTGTCCATCGTGTGGATGCCGGTGGCCACGGCCTTGACGGGGGCGATGAGCGACGACGACGTGCTGGTGAAGGTGGTGTACATCGGCACGATGATCCTGACCAGCCTGCTCGCTCTCGCCCAGCGCATCGTGCTGCACCGGCATCCTGAACTTCACTCGGTCGACGATGCGGCGCTGCGTCGCGGGATGGCGGTCGACCTGGCCATGGCGGCGCTGTTCGCCGTCGCGCTCGCGCTCGCGATAGCGGTGCCGGTCATCGGCTACTTTGCGCTGTTCCTGCTGATGCTCACCGGGCCAGTGCGGCGGGTGTTCGCCCGACTTCTGGGCGCGCGCCGCGCGCGCTGA
- a CDS encoding PLP-dependent cysteine synthase family protein, translating into MHDLEQARVAREWVSEAVRKVAADANRSSDTHLLTVPLPADWGIELYLKDESTHPTGSLKHRLARSLFLYGLCNGWIVEGTTIVEASSGSTAVSEAYFARMLGLPFVAVVPRSTTQEKIDLIEFYGGRCHFVDDPGEVYAEAARIAAASGGHYMDQFTYAERATDWRGNNNIAESIFEQLSAERHPVPRWIVVGAGTGGTSATIGRYLRYQRHPTQLCVADPENSAFLDAWATGDSSVTTGAPSRIEGIGRPRVEPSFLPQIVDHMVRVPDAASIAAMRFIAARTGYRAGASTGTNLWAAFGLIAEMLRRGETGSVVSLLCDSSDRYRHTYCSDDWLAERGIDITAPTAVLEEFTATGAWPD; encoded by the coding sequence ATGCACGATCTCGAACAGGCCCGCGTGGCGCGGGAATGGGTCAGCGAAGCGGTACGCAAGGTGGCCGCCGACGCGAACCGGTCCAGTGACACCCACCTGCTCACGGTTCCGCTGCCGGCAGACTGGGGCATCGAGCTCTACCTCAAGGACGAGTCCACACACCCCACGGGCAGCCTGAAGCACCGCCTCGCGCGGTCGCTGTTCCTGTACGGCCTGTGCAACGGCTGGATCGTCGAAGGCACCACGATCGTCGAGGCCTCCAGCGGGTCGACGGCCGTGTCCGAGGCGTACTTCGCCCGGATGCTGGGGCTGCCGTTCGTCGCCGTGGTGCCGCGCTCGACCACGCAGGAGAAGATCGACCTCATCGAGTTCTACGGCGGACGCTGCCACTTCGTTGACGACCCGGGCGAGGTGTATGCCGAGGCGGCGCGCATCGCCGCGGCATCCGGCGGTCACTACATGGACCAGTTCACCTACGCCGAGCGCGCGACCGACTGGCGCGGAAACAACAACATCGCCGAGTCGATCTTCGAGCAGCTCTCGGCCGAGCGGCACCCGGTGCCCCGGTGGATCGTCGTGGGCGCCGGCACGGGCGGCACGAGCGCGACCATCGGCCGCTATCTGCGCTACCAGCGGCATCCCACGCAGCTGTGCGTCGCCGACCCCGAGAATTCGGCATTCCTGGATGCCTGGGCCACCGGAGACTCGTCGGTCACGACGGGCGCGCCCAGCCGCATCGAGGGGATCGGGCGGCCGCGCGTCGAGCCGAGCTTTCTGCCGCAGATCGTCGACCATATGGTGCGGGTGCCGGATGCCGCCTCCATCGCCGCGATGCGGTTCATCGCCGCGCGGACGGGATATCGGGCCGGGGCATCCACGGGCACGAACCTGTGGGCAGCATTCGGCTTGATCGCCGAGATGCTGCGTCGCGGCGAGACGGGCAGCGTCGTCTCGCTGCTCTGCGATTCGTCGGACCGATACCGCCACACGTATTGCTCGGACGACTGGCTGGCCGAACGCGGCATCGACATCACGGCGCCGACCGCCGTGCTCGAGGAGTTCACCGCCACCGGCGCATGGCCGGACTGA